Proteins co-encoded in one Pseudorhizobium banfieldiae genomic window:
- a CDS encoding DUF2188 domain-containing protein: protein MTKVVYKVVQHDGGWAYRLGDVYSETFATHSDALQAARIVAAEQQVGGEPEEISWQDENGVWHTEYSDGGDRPEAEVVDGEDEQRQA, encoded by the coding sequence ATGACCAAGGTTGTCTACAAGGTCGTCCAGCATGATGGTGGCTGGGCCTATCGTCTCGGTGACGTCTATTCCGAGACGTTCGCCACGCATTCCGATGCCCTGCAGGCGGCCCGCATCGTGGCAGCGGAGCAGCAGGTCGGTGGCGAGCCGGAAGAAATCAGCTGGCAGGACGAGAACGGCGTTTGGCACACCGAGTACAGTGACGGCGGCGATCGTCCCGAGGCAGAGGTAGTCGACGGCGAGGACGAGCAGCGTCAGGCTTGA
- a CDS encoding alkene reductase: MTNLFDPIRIGDIDVANRIAMAPLTRNRSPQAIPNDLNATYYEQRATAGLIISEGTPVSQQGQGYADVPGLYLPQAVEGWKKVTEGVHQKGGKIVAQLWHVGRVSHVSLQPNGGLPVAPSAVPAKSKTYVINEDGTGAFVETSEPRALETPEIPSIVDDFRKAARAAIEAGFDGVEIHGANGYLIDQFLKTGANERSDDYGGSIENRSRFLLEVVDSVAAEIGAGRTGIRLSPTTPANGISDKNPQPLFNYVAEQLAKRNLSFIHVIEGATGGERGFQYEGTAFDYDAFRNAYREAGGKAGWMVNNGYDRNAAMEAVASGRADLVSFGRLFIANPDLVERFRSGTPLNTPDRDTFYGGGAKGYTDYPSLEAA; encoded by the coding sequence ATGACCAATCTCTTCGACCCTATCAGGATCGGTGACATCGATGTCGCCAACCGTATCGCCATGGCACCGCTCACCCGGAACCGCTCCCCGCAGGCGATCCCCAACGACCTGAATGCCACGTATTACGAACAACGCGCCACTGCCGGTCTTATCATCAGCGAAGGCACCCCCGTCAGCCAGCAGGGCCAAGGCTACGCCGACGTACCTGGCCTCTACCTCCCGCAGGCGGTCGAAGGCTGGAAGAAGGTCACTGAGGGCGTCCATCAAAAGGGCGGCAAGATTGTCGCCCAGCTTTGGCACGTCGGCCGTGTCTCGCATGTCTCCCTACAGCCGAACGGCGGCCTGCCTGTCGCACCGTCTGCTGTCCCCGCCAAGTCCAAGACCTATGTCATCAACGAGGACGGCACCGGCGCCTTCGTCGAGACGTCGGAACCGCGGGCCCTGGAGACCCCCGAAATCCCGAGCATTGTCGATGATTTCCGCAAGGCGGCTCGTGCCGCGATCGAGGCCGGCTTCGATGGTGTCGAGATCCACGGCGCCAATGGCTACCTGATCGACCAGTTCCTCAAAACCGGCGCCAACGAGCGCTCCGATGACTACGGTGGGTCGATCGAGAACCGCTCCCGCTTCCTGCTGGAAGTCGTCGATTCCGTGGCTGCGGAAATCGGCGCCGGCCGCACCGGCATTCGTCTTTCGCCGACGACGCCCGCCAACGGGATTTCGGACAAGAACCCCCAGCCGCTGTTCAACTATGTCGCCGAGCAATTGGCCAAGCGCAACCTGTCCTTCATCCATGTCATCGAGGGAGCGACCGGTGGTGAGCGCGGCTTCCAGTACGAAGGAACTGCATTCGACTACGACGCCTTCCGCAACGCCTATCGCGAGGCCGGCGGCAAGGCAGGCTGGATGGTAAATAATGGCTACGATCGGAATGCGGCGATGGAGGCTGTCGCCAGCGGCCGCGCCGATCTCGTCTCCTTCGGGCGTCTGTTCATCGCCAATCCCGACCTGGTCGAACGCTTCCGCTCCGGCACCCCGCTCAACACGCCCGATCGCGATACCTTCTACGGTGGAGGCGCAAAGGGCTACACCGACTACCCCTCGCTCGAAGCGGCCTGA
- a CDS encoding pyridoxal phosphate-dependent aminotransferase — MAFLADALSRVKPSATIAVSQKARELKAKGRDVIGLGAGEPDFDTPDNVKKAAIDAISRGETKYTPVSGIPELRKAIAEKFKRENGLDYKPEQTIVGTGGKQILFNAFMATLNPGDEVVIPAPYWVSYPEMVALCGGTPVFVTTKQENNFKLTAEELEKVITPKTKWFLFNSPSNPSGAAYSASELKALTDVLLKHPQVWVLTDDMYEHLTFGDFKFATPVEVEPKLYGRTLTMNGVSKAYAMTGWRIGYAAGPLELIKAMDMIQGQQTSGPCSIAQWAAVEALNGPQDFVAKNKRIFEGRRDLVVSMLNQATGIKCPTPEGAFYVYPSCAGLIGKTAPSGKVIETDEDFVSELLEAEGVAVVHGSAFGLGPNFRISYATSEEELEEACKRIQRFCAACR, encoded by the coding sequence ATGGCCTTTCTTGCCGACGCACTTTCTCGCGTAAAGCCATCTGCTACCATTGCCGTCTCCCAGAAAGCTCGCGAGTTGAAGGCAAAGGGCCGCGATGTCATCGGCCTGGGTGCCGGTGAGCCAGATTTCGATACGCCGGATAACGTCAAGAAAGCAGCGATCGACGCGATCAGCCGGGGCGAGACGAAGTACACGCCGGTCTCCGGTATTCCGGAATTGCGCAAGGCGATCGCCGAGAAGTTCAAGCGCGAGAACGGCCTGGACTACAAGCCGGAGCAGACGATCGTCGGAACGGGCGGAAAGCAGATTCTTTTCAACGCCTTCATGGCCACCCTTAATCCCGGCGATGAAGTGGTCATTCCGGCGCCCTATTGGGTTTCCTATCCCGAGATGGTTGCCCTGTGCGGCGGTACCCCGGTCTTCGTCACGACGAAGCAGGAGAACAATTTCAAGCTGACGGCCGAAGAACTCGAAAAGGTCATCACGCCTAAGACCAAGTGGTTCCTCTTCAACTCGCCTTCGAACCCGTCGGGTGCGGCCTACAGCGCTAGCGAGCTGAAGGCGCTGACCGACGTTCTCCTGAAGCATCCGCAGGTCTGGGTCCTGACAGACGACATGTACGAGCACCTGACCTTCGGCGACTTCAAGTTCGCAACGCCGGTCGAAGTGGAGCCGAAGCTCTACGGCCGGACGCTGACGATGAACGGTGTCTCGAAGGCCTATGCCATGACCGGCTGGCGCATCGGCTATGCCGCCGGACCGCTGGAGCTCATCAAGGCGATGGACATGATCCAGGGCCAGCAGACGTCCGGCCCCTGCTCGATTGCCCAGTGGGCAGCCGTCGAAGCGTTGAACGGGCCGCAGGATTTCGTGGCGAAGAACAAGAGGATCTTCGAAGGGCGCCGTGATCTCGTCGTCTCGATGCTCAACCAGGCGACCGGTATCAAGTGCCCGACGCCGGAAGGCGCCTTCTACGTCTACCCGTCCTGCGCCGGCCTGATCGGCAAGACCGCTCCGTCCGGCAAGGTGATCGAGACCGACGAGGATTTCGTGTCCGAGCTTCTGGAAGCCGAGGGCGTGGCCGTCGTGCATGGTTCGGCATTCGGCCTTGGCCCCAACTTCCGCATCTCCTACGCGACCTCCGAGGAGGAACTGGAGGAAGCCTGCAAGCGGATCCAGCGCTTCTGCGCGGCCTGCCGCTAA
- a CDS encoding PQQ-dependent sugar dehydrogenase, translated as MNRLLVLLSGTMLTAALLSVPALAQEGAAPATGNENTQSGEPVETKPANAPDQQPAFAGQTRAPQPAETVEIETEVVAQDLPHLWAMEFLPDGRMLVNAKQGAMHIVSAEGEAGPALEGVPEVLSDGQGGLLDVALAPDFESSGMIFFSFSEQRDHGNGTSVASAKLVTDDQGGGTLEDVQVIFRQTPSYDGNKHFGSRLVFGPNDELYVTVGERSDPEPRVQAQDLSSGLGKIFRIDRNGEPLPDNPFVGQENAQPEIWSLGHRNLQSATLDGQGRLWTVEHGPRGGDELNRPEPGKNYGWPEVTYGLEYSGDPVGEGITQQAETEQPVYYWDPVIAPSGMAYYDGDAIPEWQGAFLIGGLVSQGIVVVHMDGDRVQYEERVPLNARIRDVKVGPDGAVYAVTEQRGGGGSTIVKLTKAG; from the coding sequence ATGAACCGTCTGCTCGTGCTTCTGTCCGGAACCATGCTCACTGCGGCATTGTTGTCGGTGCCAGCCTTGGCACAAGAAGGTGCAGCACCAGCCACCGGGAACGAGAACACGCAAAGCGGAGAACCGGTCGAGACGAAGCCCGCCAACGCACCCGACCAGCAGCCCGCATTTGCCGGTCAGACGCGGGCGCCACAACCAGCCGAGACTGTCGAGATCGAGACGGAGGTTGTCGCCCAAGACTTGCCTCATCTCTGGGCAATGGAATTCCTTCCGGACGGACGAATGCTCGTCAACGCGAAGCAAGGCGCCATGCACATCGTCTCCGCCGAAGGCGAAGCCGGGCCTGCACTGGAAGGCGTCCCTGAGGTCCTCTCCGATGGGCAGGGGGGCCTTCTGGATGTCGCGCTCGCGCCTGACTTCGAATCGTCCGGCATGATCTTCTTCTCCTTCTCCGAACAGCGGGACCACGGCAACGGGACATCGGTCGCCTCGGCCAAGCTGGTCACGGACGATCAGGGCGGCGGAACGCTCGAGGACGTCCAGGTGATCTTCCGGCAGACGCCGAGTTATGACGGCAACAAGCACTTTGGTTCGCGGCTGGTGTTCGGCCCGAACGACGAGCTCTATGTCACGGTCGGCGAGCGGTCCGATCCCGAGCCGCGGGTTCAGGCCCAGGATCTCTCCAGCGGCCTTGGCAAGATCTTCCGGATCGACAGGAATGGAGAGCCGCTGCCCGACAATCCCTTCGTCGGCCAGGAGAATGCCCAGCCCGAGATTTGGAGCCTCGGTCATCGCAACCTTCAGTCGGCGACACTGGATGGGCAGGGTCGTCTCTGGACCGTCGAGCATGGTCCCCGCGGTGGTGACGAGCTGAACCGGCCCGAGCCCGGCAAGAATTACGGCTGGCCCGAAGTGACCTACGGTCTCGAGTACAGCGGCGACCCCGTCGGTGAAGGCATTACCCAGCAGGCAGAGACCGAACAGCCGGTCTATTACTGGGATCCGGTCATCGCCCCTTCCGGCATGGCCTACTACGATGGCGACGCCATTCCGGAATGGCAGGGCGCGTTCCTCATAGGCGGTCTGGTGTCACAGGGTATCGTCGTGGTCCATATGGACGGTGACCGCGTGCAGTACGAGGAGCGAGTTCCTCTCAATGCCCGCATCCGGGACGTCAAGGTGGGACCGGACGGTGCGGTCTATGCGGTCACCGAGCAACGCGGCGGCGGCGGGTCGACGATCGTCAAGCTCACCAAGGCAGGCTGA
- a CDS encoding calcium:proton antiporter: MAPASILKQERLLPVAAAIAVLFFFTEHSLLEMGQTAALIASAALIAVIVLASTRVAHHAEVLARKVGDPYGTMILTLSAVAVEVLILAIMMRSASSPTLVRDTIYAAVMLDINGILGLAALLGGLRHGEQSYNDDSSRTYSVMILTAMGISMVVPEFVPRDRWHLYSAFTIGAMVALYALFLRMQVGTHSYFFSYSYPTTHRRAAANGAVRRADEEPKHDPAEESAAVSIGVILVGVIIIGVLAEFMSTLLNAGLEGTGAPPAMMAVVVATISAAPEILTALRAALRNQMQAVVNIALGASLSTVILTVPVMEAIALYTGQPFLMAMTPVQTVMVAITLIAVAINLNDGQTNAIEGMTHFVLFATFVMLTILGL; this comes from the coding sequence GTGGCGCCTGCATCGATTCTGAAACAGGAAAGGCTTCTGCCGGTCGCGGCAGCGATTGCGGTCCTTTTCTTCTTCACCGAACATTCGCTGCTGGAGATGGGGCAGACGGCTGCACTCATTGCCTCAGCCGCGCTGATCGCCGTCATCGTCCTTGCGTCGACTCGCGTCGCCCACCACGCCGAGGTCCTGGCCCGCAAGGTAGGCGACCCCTATGGCACGATGATCCTGACGCTGTCGGCCGTGGCCGTCGAGGTCTTGATCCTCGCAATCATGATGCGTAGCGCATCGTCGCCGACCCTCGTCCGCGACACGATCTACGCAGCGGTGATGCTGGACATCAACGGCATCCTCGGGCTCGCTGCGCTGCTGGGAGGGCTGCGGCACGGCGAGCAGTCCTATAATGACGATTCCAGTCGCACCTATAGCGTGATGATCCTCACCGCGATGGGCATCTCCATGGTGGTACCGGAGTTCGTCCCGCGCGATCGCTGGCATCTGTACTCCGCCTTCACCATTGGCGCCATGGTGGCTCTTTACGCCCTCTTCCTGCGCATGCAGGTTGGCACCCATAGTTATTTCTTCAGCTATAGCTATCCGACGACCCATCGACGGGCCGCTGCGAACGGAGCCGTCCGGCGTGCCGACGAAGAGCCAAAGCACGATCCGGCCGAGGAATCCGCTGCCGTCTCCATCGGCGTGATCCTCGTCGGCGTCATCATCATCGGCGTGCTCGCAGAGTTCATGTCCACCCTCCTCAACGCCGGACTGGAGGGAACCGGCGCCCCGCCCGCAATGATGGCGGTGGTCGTGGCGACGATCTCGGCAGCGCCGGAAATCCTGACCGCGCTACGCGCTGCGCTCCGAAACCAGATGCAGGCGGTGGTCAACATCGCCCTCGGAGCGTCGCTCTCCACCGTCATCCTGACGGTCCCGGTGATGGAGGCGATCGCCCTCTATACCGGCCAACCCTTCCTGATGGCGATGACCCCGGTTCAGACCGTCATGGTCGCCATCACCCTGATCGCGGTGGCCATCAACCTGAACGACGGCCAGACCAATGCCATCGAGGGCATGACCCATTTCGTCCTCTTCGCAACCTTCGTGATGCTGACCATCCTGGGCCTGTGA